The genomic stretch TTGGAGTATCCAAGAAGAAAATGGCTGTTAAGTAAAAAAAGGTAAAACAAACAATTTTTAAAAAAATTTTTGCCCTTTAAGGATTTTCCTTGAAGGGCTTTTTTTCTCGTCATCAGATAAAGAATTTCATTCTAATTTTCTATGACCCTTTTCTCATATCGAAGAGTATAAAAAAGTTTTCGAAGACTATCAGAAAGAGAAGAATTGAACATCTTTCTTGAAAAAAAACCTTTTTTCAAGTAGATAGCATTGGACAGTAAAGAGAGTAAAATAACATTCAATTAATTTATATATAGAGGAATAAGCTTGGCAAAAGGATATTATTTGCCAGATGAGGAAAATATTTTATCCCGTCAGTGGCTAAAAATTGTCAAGAAGTATGAACCATTACCTGAGTTTCCAAAAATAGTCCAGATACAGACAAAGTCTGGATGCAATGCGAATTGTGCATTTTGTCCCAATTATAAAACAATCAATAAACTATCCCACGGGACTATGGATATGGAGCTTTTCAAAAAAATAATAGATGAGTGTGTAAGATATCCGATGAAAAGAATCAGTCCATATCTTATGAATGAGCCATTGGCAGATAAGGATATCTGTGAAAAGATTGCATATATTACGAAGGTCAAAAAGGAACCTACTTATACAAAGATAAACACGAATGCTACTTTTCTTGATGAAGAGATGGCTCGAAAAATCCTCGATTCAGGCCTTGACCGAATTAGTATAAGTTTTCACGGGATTACGAAAGAAACATATGAGAAAAGTATGAAGGGGCTTAATTTTGAGAAAAATTTGAGAAATGTAGAAAGGTTTGTAGAATTGAAAAACAAAGGTAACTATAAAAAACCACGAATTAGAATTACAATGGTGCATACAAATCTAAATGACAAGGAGCTTGATAAGATTCGGGAGTTTTGGAGAAATAGAGGCTTGAAGATAAATGTCCATGCCCTTGAAAACAGGACAAGCAACGCAGTTGAGAGAAACAGCTTGAATATAAAGAAGTGGAAAAGATTATCAAAATGTGTGCGTTTGATGGAGCAGGCATATATTCTTTATAATGGAGATGTTCTTTTATGCTGTGTTGATTGGGAAAGAAGCACAGTACTTGGAAATTTAAAGAAGCATTCTCTGTATGAAGTCTGGAATAGTGAAAAATATATGAAGATACGAAGAGCTTACTATAGAAATAAAACGGAAGGAATTCTTTGCGGCAAATGCCTAATTCAGGATGAAGAAGATTTTGTGATGAGTTAGGCAAGATTTGGATTTTCATCTAAATGCCGCTAACGGGGAAGAATTCTTTTGTACAAATTTTTTTCTCATTTCGATTTCTTCTCTAAGAAGTTTAATATTATTCTGCTGAACTTTTAAGATTTCAGGATTGTTTCTCACAAGATAGTTGTATTTATCATAAAGTTTCATCAGAGTATCGAGATACCTTTCTCTTTCTGCTGTACGGCTATTTGAGTTGTCTGCCCGTATTCTGTATTCAGCCGTTGCCTCATTGAGATGAAAAAATGCATTATCAAGCGCCAATCTGATGAGCATATCCCAATCTTCGTGCACATCAAAACTTTCATCGAATAGCCCCGCATCTTCTACTGCTTCCTTTTCTGCCATAAGGGTTATAATTGGGATATAATTTTTCATAAGTAAAAGCGATGGATCAAAATCATTTGTTTTGTATATTTCCTTAACAACTTTCTTTTCTTCATTATTTAGAAGAAGCTCTTTTACACAATAACAATTGCTGTATGCAACTTTTACATTATTTTTTTGTATTGCGTCGTATAGTTTGTTGAGGTGAGAGGGATAGAAAATATCATCGTCATCGAGAAATGCTAAATGTTTTCCTCTTGCAATTTTTATGGCGCTGTTCCATGCTGCGCTTCTTCCAAGATTTGTTCCGTGATTTACCAATGATATTTTTAGTTTATTCTTATAGTTTGCCGCAATCTCTGTCACATCTGCTCCACCATCGTTTACCAATACTACTTCAAAATCTTTGAATTCCTGCTGCACAAGACTTTCCAAGCATTCCTTCAACAAATTAGGCCTATTATAGGTTCTTACAAGAACTGAAACTTTAGGGAATGGTCTCTTATTGTCCGACAAAATAGGCAAAGTGAGAATTCTTGAAAATTTCCTTCGATATTTCGTAGAATCATCTCTACCCTTTTTAATCTTGTAGCGGTAAAGTTCTACAAGAGTTTTTTTGATATGATTTTTTTCTTCCTTACTGAATTTTTCTTCAGCTTTTTCTAAAATATCAATAGCATCATCATAGAGAGAAGAGTTTATTAATAGAGATGCGCCTCGCAATAACAACCTTATGTCCTTTGGATTTTTGGTAAAGGCAAGGGTTAAAAACTCGATTACATTTGTAAGATGTCCTAACTTCAAGGCGTCGATGCTTTTGAAAGGCGAAGGTGTTTCTCCTGTTTTTCTCCTAAGAAAAAGGATGATATTTTTGATTTCTTTTGTGCATAGCCGGTATGCCCTGATCGTTTTACAGATTTTTAATGTCGTTTTACATTCCTGTAAGCATTCATTGTACTTTTTATTTCTATAAAGAAATTTTATGTAAGCAATGCGAAGTTCTATGTTGAGAGGCAGAAGGTTAAGGGCTTTCTTGTATGTCCTCTCTGCAAACTCGATATCTTCTAAAATATCAGCCAATTCTGCAAGCTCTTTTAAAATCATTCCGCGCTCACAATTTTTGGAAATAGATTTTTGCCAACATTCATAAGCTTCATACACTTTTCCTTCACTTAGAAGTATTTTGCCAATAAAATACCAGCAAGTAGATATATATAGGTTGTTTGCGGCAAGAAGTCCTCTTTGTGATTTGTTTTCAGAGATCGTGATTAAACAATCATTCAAGATTTTTTTGAAATCTTGAGGTTTTTTGTGGTGCTCAAAGTGATATAGGCACCACGGATCTAAGTTTTCCGCTCTTTCAGACATTTTACCAATAGCAAGTCTGAAATTCTTTTCTGCCTTTCTGGTTTCATTGATGGTGAAATAGATAAAAGCTAAATTGAAATATGCCATTGCATAGTCAGGAAATCTTTTTATTGCGCGTTGAAGAATCGCAATCGCATCAGATAGATTTTTGTCTTTGTTGAAGTTTTCACTCGTTTTGAAAGCTATTGAAGATTTTACTACAGCCAAGTCGGTTAAGATCTTTGGGGATTCCTGAATGGCTGCCGCTTTTTCTAAAAGTTCTGCAGATTTGAAAAGATATGAAATATTTCGCGGAATAAAGGTTTCATAAAAATTGTAATAATATGTTTCGGCTTGTCTAATGAGCTTCTCGGTTTCCGGCAGTTCTTTGAACTGTCTTTTTGTTTTTGAAATAATATCAAGTTTTTCTTCAATAAAGTCTATCAGTTCTTTAAAACGATATCTGCTTTCAAACTCTCTGTTTACGCGATTAAAACATTTTTTGACTGTTCCCTTACGCAGATTTTCATCATTGAGAAACTTGTCGATTACTTTTTCAAAATCGCTGTCATCGAACTTTGCATATTCATCGTCATTGAAATATTTTGCTGTTTCTTTCCCTGAATCGAGAACCAATGCACCTTGAGCGACAGCATCGGTAAATCTAAGTTGAAGCTCTCCTCTTCTGTGGAATGTAAAGACAAGTTTTGATTTTCTCAGGATTTCAAGATATTCTTCAATACTCGAGCCGGGATAATTGATATAGATGTTATACTTGTCCGATAATTCACAGAGGCGCATCAACCATTTTGATCTATCTAGATGGCTTACATCGTTTATTGAGCCGGTGAAAGAAATATCAAACTCTCTCTTTCCAATGGAGTCGATATCTTTGTGAATATGTTCCTTTAGGACGCCAAAATAATGGAAGGGATAAACATTTTTTGCCCCCAGAGATTCAACAGATTTTCTTGAATCTTCTCCGAGCACTATCGTCATATCGAATATATCCGCACATGTTTTTGCAATGGCAAGCCTGTAATCCCAATCTGCAGTTATGTTGATTATAGGAAAGGGCGCATTTTCTATACCCGGTGGAATAAATAGCCAGTCGATATGGGTACATATGCAGATATCGGGCATCCATCCCTTTGGGAGACGTGAAATAATTGTTTCAAATGTATCTTCAGGAGCGCATTTTATATCAACGCCGTCGGCATAACCAAAGGTTATGACTTCATGCCCAAAAAAATTTTTTGTTACATAAGCATCAGGCCAACTTTGAGGCAGTGAAGCCGCTGTAACGGTTTTTCCGAGTCCGAGCAGCAATATTTTCATATTTCCATTCCTCATTTCTTAGATAGGTTATCATTTCAGACCTTAATCTCATTAGCTCAAAGGTGTTACGATTCTTGGCGACGAATCCTTTATCTATGTCGTCAGGTTCCCAATAAAACCAATAGTTTTCAAGATCTTCCTTGTCGATTGTAACTCCATATTTTTCAGGATTATTCCAAACATCAGTTCCCGGAAGAGGAATGAATGTTGACATATGCACTTTATCAGGTTGTGTTTCTTCGAGAAATGCTTTTGTTTCTTCCACTGTCTTTCTGTTTTCTCCGGGAAAGCCAAAAAGGATAAAAACCTTTGTCCTGATTCCGGCATTCTTTATTTCCCTAATGGCATTTCTATAATGATCAAGCGTTTCTCCTTTATTCATTCTTTTTAGAAGTTCTTCTGAACCTGTTTCAACACCTATCAGAAGTTCTTCGCATCCGCTTTTCTTCATCATTCTTAATGTTTCCCTATCTACACGGTCAGCGCGGCTTATGGCGATGTAGGTAATATTTAAAGGCATAAGTTTTTTGGAAATTTCCATTACCCTTTTCGAATCAAGAGTATAAGTGTCATCCATAAAACGCAAATGGTGAATGTCATAGGTTTCTTTTATATGCCTGACTTCGTCAGCAACATTTTGAGCCGATCTTGGCCTGTAGATTCTTTTCCAGTGGTTTGTGTCGCAATAAGCGCATTTATAGGGACAACCACGGCTTGTTATTATGGAGGTTGTATCGACACCTTTCTCACCGTGAACTCCTGATTTGCTCTTTAAAATATTGATTGGAACAAGATGCCTTGCTGGAAATGGAAGAATATCGAGATTCTTTATGAAAGGGCGTGGTGCATTGATGCATATCTCTTTACCTCTTCTGTATGCAATTCCCCTTATTTCATCCAAAGGGACTCCTTTGGCTATATCGAGCATTGTCATTTCGCCTTCACCTATAACTGCAATGTCGATTAAGTTTTCGTCAAGAACCCTTAAAAAATATGAGCTTGCACACGCACCTCCTCCTACTACCAGAGCATTGCGTCCCTTCTCTTTTTTTATCCTTTCAGCAATTTTGAAGGATTCTTTGAGAACTGCTATGCTGTGTATCGATATTCCATAAATTTCGGCATCAGGGATCTCTTTTTCTGCATCTTCACAGAAGTTTACATAAGAAACATCAAATCCATATTCTTCAAGGGAAGCCGCTATATATAAAAGTCCTATTGGGGGATAAGCAAGTTTGTCCTGCAACCCAGGAGCATCAGGATTGATCAAACAAATTCTGTATTTAGACATTCATTTCCTCCTTTCAAAGTATTCGATTGTTTTTTTCAGTCCTTCTTCAAGGGAATGTTCTTCCTTCCATCCAAGACTTTTGATTCGTTCATTATTGAAACAAAGTTTTACTTTAGTTCCTGACCAGCTTATAGGAAGTTTTTTATTGAATAGG from Candidatus Schekmanbacteria bacterium encodes the following:
- a CDS encoding radical SAM protein, whose amino-acid sequence is MAKGYYLPDEENILSRQWLKIVKKYEPLPEFPKIVQIQTKSGCNANCAFCPNYKTINKLSHGTMDMELFKKIIDECVRYPMKRISPYLMNEPLADKDICEKIAYITKVKKEPTYTKINTNATFLDEEMARKILDSGLDRISISFHGITKETYEKSMKGLNFEKNLRNVERFVELKNKGNYKKPRIRITMVHTNLNDKELDKIREFWRNRGLKINVHALENRTSNAVERNSLNIKKWKRLSKCVRLMEQAYILYNGDVLLCCVDWERSTVLGNLKKHSLYEVWNSEKYMKIRRAYYRNKTEGILCGKCLIQDEEDFVMS
- a CDS encoding glycosyltransferase produces the protein MRNGNMKILLLGLGKTVTAASLPQSWPDAYVTKNFFGHEVITFGYADGVDIKCAPEDTFETIISRLPKGWMPDICICTHIDWLFIPPGIENAPFPIINITADWDYRLAIAKTCADIFDMTIVLGEDSRKSVESLGAKNVYPFHYFGVLKEHIHKDIDSIGKREFDISFTGSINDVSHLDRSKWLMRLCELSDKYNIYINYPGSSIEEYLEILRKSKLVFTFHRRGELQLRFTDAVAQGALVLDSGKETAKYFNDDEYAKFDDSDFEKVIDKFLNDENLRKGTVKKCFNRVNREFESRYRFKELIDFIEEKLDIISKTKRQFKELPETEKLIRQAETYYYNFYETFIPRNISYLFKSAELLEKAAAIQESPKILTDLAVVKSSIAFKTSENFNKDKNLSDAIAILQRAIKRFPDYAMAYFNLAFIYFTINETRKAEKNFRLAIGKMSERAENLDPWCLYHFEHHKKPQDFKKILNDCLITISENKSQRGLLAANNLYISTCWYFIGKILLSEGKVYEAYECWQKSISKNCERGMILKELAELADILEDIEFAERTYKKALNLLPLNIELRIAYIKFLYRNKKYNECLQECKTTLKICKTIRAYRLCTKEIKNIILFLRRKTGETPSPFKSIDALKLGHLTNVIEFLTLAFTKNPKDIRLLLRGASLLINSSLYDDAIDILEKAEEKFSKEEKNHIKKTLVELYRYKIKKGRDDSTKYRRKFSRILTLPILSDNKRPFPKVSVLVRTYNRPNLLKECLESLVQQEFKDFEVVLVNDGGADVTEIAANYKNKLKISLVNHGTNLGRSAAWNSAIKIARGKHLAFLDDDDIFYPSHLNKLYDAIQKNNVKVAYSNCYCVKELLLNNEEKKVVKEIYKTNDFDPSLLLMKNYIPIITLMAEKEAVEDAGLFDESFDVHEDWDMLIRLALDNAFFHLNEATAEYRIRADNSNSRTAERERYLDTLMKLYDKYNYLVRNNPEILKVQQNNIKLLREEIEMRKKFVQKNSSPLAAFR
- a CDS encoding radical SAM protein, with the translated sequence MSKYRICLINPDAPGLQDKLAYPPIGLLYIAASLEEYGFDVSYVNFCEDAEKEIPDAEIYGISIHSIAVLKESFKIAERIKKEKGRNALVVGGGACASSYFLRVLDENLIDIAVIGEGEMTMLDIAKGVPLDEIRGIAYRRGKEICINAPRPFIKNLDILPFPARHLVPINILKSKSGVHGEKGVDTTSIITSRGCPYKCAYCDTNHWKRIYRPRSAQNVADEVRHIKETYDIHHLRFMDDTYTLDSKRVMEISKKLMPLNITYIAISRADRVDRETLRMMKKSGCEELLIGVETGSEELLKRMNKGETLDHYRNAIREIKNAGIRTKVFILFGFPGENRKTVEETKAFLEETQPDKVHMSTFIPLPGTDVWNNPEKYGVTIDKEDLENYWFYWEPDDIDKGFVAKNRNTFELMRLRSEMITYLRNEEWKYENIAARTRKNRYSGFTASKLA